A region of the Lachancea thermotolerans CBS 6340 chromosome E complete sequence genome:
CTCAAACAAAAATCTTCgcattcttctttgaacaaACTAACTTCTCACCACCGCAATTCAGTCACCAGCGAATCTATATCACTCCCGATGCCGGACCAGGTATCAAGAGACAAGTTGCGCACGAAGCTTCGGAGCTCTACCTCCATTCTGTCGATAAACTCAACAGTGGCCACCGAAGAATTTGACGAGTTCCAAATAAGTCAACTGCTCAAGCTTTGTGAGCAGTCACAGATCCTACCGGTTGAACAGCTGGTGCCAGAGTGGaattctcttcaaaagttatCCAAGCATGTCTATCGGGGCGAAGAATCCGTGTTCAAGGTGTTGCCGCTGGCGCAAGACGATTTCACTCACAGCAAACACCTCCGTATCAAAGAACTGGAACTCTTGCGCCTCTTCAACGGGACACCAGGGTTTACACAGATGTGCGTGTGTCATTTGGcgcttgttgaaaacgaCCCTACTCTAATATGTGAGCTCAAGTACGCAGGCAAATCGCTGGCTCATGTCCGCATAAACTCTTGGGCAGCAGCGCTCAACATATGGTGGCAATGCGCCGTAATAATTTATGCTGCTGAAACTAAGTTTCAGTTTGAGCACCGTGACCTACAGTTCGAGCATGTTTTAGTCGACGCAAGCGGTAATGTCACACTTTGTGATTATAAACTCGCGCGTGCGTCACAGGGCTCCGTTGTCTACTACACACGGCTCGACCACCCACTGTTTTTCCAAGGACGTGGGGACTACCGGTATGAGGTTTACAATACCATGCGGCATTGGTGTGCTGACTCCTGGGCGCGTTACGATCCACGAAACAACCTGCTTTGGCTACATTACTTGGGTGTTAAGCTGATCGAGTCAATGAACGATGTGCCCCATGATGGCCAGTACTCAGAATTGCTCAAATTAATTGCTCAGGTCAACCCAAATCGCCGCAGGAAAGCGCTATTCAGACGCAGCGATCAGATTCTCAACTGTGGCGATGTACTCCGTCTTCGTAGGTAGCCCTATATTCTACCCCCTCATTCTTCAAGTGACTGGAAGTTCCTTTATGGCGCTCGCCACACATCAATGATACCATTAAGCTTATGCGATGTTCGCTCTTACTACATGCACAAACTACGTACGACGAACT
Encoded here:
- the ALK1 gene encoding protein kinase ALK1 (some similarities with uniprot|P32789 Saccharomyces cerevisiae YBL009W haspin) gives rise to the protein MMGQVQNQKREVMELEGWYEEDSEVLTSGKFIALEVSDHEDDYNSSNDSPSEEEQQELKQTPTRSQTRDRYSREGSGSRQSPAHKVARTPEIAELPPASAGSATASSKSGKRWSMLSNNSKKRWSSLSFTSDERRRSPSTSSIKRRSVISTTSDDKRTATPDLSRRVSTSTSSVHSSIPNLKRSSTSNSLRQMFGKIALQDDQKENKTTIKRFLGKMSPRRTTRSSLGTLDPNMYSSLPQRNSYADNSSIISSNSMASTASSRWKFWKKTPDMGSFESSPSYSSASLKTRLSQSSLKQKSSHSSLNKLTSHHRNSVTSESISLPMPDQVSRDKLRTKLRSSTSILSINSTVATEEFDEFQISQLLKLCEQSQILPVEQLVPEWNSLQKLSKHVYRGEESVFKVLPLAQDDFTHSKHLRIKELELLRLFNGTPGFTQMCVCHLALVENDPTLICELKYAGKSLAHVRINSWAAALNIWWQCAVIIYAAETKFQFEHRDLQFEHVLVDASGNVTLCDYKLARASQGSVVYYTRLDHPLFFQGRGDYRYEVYNTMRHWCADSWARYDPRNNLLWLHYLGVKLIESMNDVPHDGQYSELLKLIAQVNPNRRRKALFRRSDQILNCGDVLRLRR